From the genome of Deltaproteobacteria bacterium, one region includes:
- a CDS encoding thioredoxin domain-containing protein has product MSEEKTSATPRWLYPAAVAVSAVAVIVSFYLTHLHTIRYTKELLGSLCTISDVANCQITIESKYSELFGVPISNFAVITYVLIGVVALSGILDPKKALPRLLLAGGAFTTLVSLVMAYLSYAVLKTICPACTVLYVCSFALLAFGWIALKSAPGGGFGDEISALFSPKLLGISGASVVASLLVLWGLSARMSPVDAIEKKDPAVARPETPKPDVIIDGEQTTEREDTLRLVARFLDAMPKVDLDCGPLQPKGNPNAPVMLVEFADFQCPACKGFVPALKELVRTHGDRVKVCYRNYPLDGECNPRIPKGRGHQNACEAARASICASQQGKLWEIYEAMFEIQGRGLNETSIRSIAKNFALDMGKFEKCMKDPLTDRMIRDDLDTGTKVGVEGTPTIIVNGRKLRARPDATLLKMVVEYEEQR; this is encoded by the coding sequence ATGTCCGAGGAAAAAACGTCCGCCACGCCCAGATGGCTCTATCCGGCAGCTGTGGCAGTTTCCGCCGTTGCCGTCATCGTGTCGTTCTACCTGACGCATCTGCACACGATCCGGTACACGAAGGAACTTCTGGGCTCGCTCTGCACGATCAGCGACGTGGCCAACTGCCAGATCACGATTGAATCGAAGTATTCGGAACTGTTCGGTGTCCCCATCTCGAACTTCGCCGTCATTACCTACGTACTGATCGGAGTCGTGGCGCTGTCGGGGATTCTGGACCCGAAGAAGGCCCTGCCGCGTCTTCTGCTGGCGGGCGGCGCCTTTACGACGCTGGTGAGCCTCGTGATGGCCTACCTGTCCTATGCCGTCCTGAAAACGATCTGTCCCGCCTGCACGGTCCTCTATGTCTGCTCGTTCGCACTGCTCGCTTTCGGGTGGATCGCGCTGAAGTCGGCCCCCGGCGGCGGGTTTGGCGACGAGATCTCCGCCCTGTTCAGCCCGAAGCTCCTCGGGATTTCGGGAGCTTCGGTCGTGGCGTCGCTGCTGGTGCTCTGGGGCCTTTCCGCACGGATGAGCCCGGTGGACGCCATCGAGAAGAAAGATCCCGCTGTCGCCCGCCCCGAAACCCCGAAGCCTGACGTGATAATCGACGGGGAACAAACCACCGAACGCGAGGACACCCTGAGACTCGTGGCGAGATTCCTGGACGCCATGCCGAAGGTTGATCTCGACTGCGGACCGCTCCAGCCCAAGGGCAACCCCAATGCCCCGGTCATGCTGGTGGAGTTCGCTGACTTCCAGTGTCCGGCCTGCAAGGGATTCGTGCCGGCGCTGAAGGAACTCGTCCGAACCCACGGCGACCGGGTGAAGGTCTGCTACCGCAACTATCCGCTCGACGGAGAGTGCAACCCGCGCATCCCCAAGGGCCGCGGGCACCAGAACGCCTGCGAGGCGGCCCGCGCCTCCATCTGCGCCAGCCAGCAGGGGAAACTCTGGGAGATCTACGAGGCGATGTTCGAAATCCAGGGGCGCGGCCTCAACGAAACCAGCATCCGGTCCATCGCCAAAAACTTCGCCCTCGACATGGGCAAGTTCGAGAAGTGCATGAAAGACCCCCTGACGGACAGGATGATCCGCGACGACCTCGACACCGGCACGAAGGTGGGCGTCGAGGGAACCCCGACCATCATCGTCAACGGCCGCAAGCTCCGTGCGCGGCCCGACGCCACGCTCCTCAAGATGGTCGTCGAATACGAGGAGCAGCGGTAG
- the gluQRS gene encoding tRNA glutamyl-Q(34) synthetase GluQRS, translating to MTTPYVGRLAPSPTARQHIGNLRTALVAWLDARAHGGRLILRIEDLDPARSRPEFENQIIEDFRAMGLDWDEGPGATAGPAELRNTHSPYRQSERAHYYRKIVTALEARNLVYPCFCSRKEIETAAGAPAPGEDGPRYPGTCRHLPPADASRRISGGESYAFRFRADDRLVTMTDIHTGAAAENVSTLRGDFIVFRKDGVASYQLAVVADDRAMGVTCVVRGADLLDSTARQVLLYEALGWTPPGFLHVPLVTGLGGRKFAKRERDITLPELLHHGWTVEKILGYLAHSLGLLDRPEPVTPAGLLPHYRRDRLSDAPWEVDPGALLR from the coding sequence GTGACCACTCCCTATGTGGGGCGGCTCGCCCCGTCTCCCACGGCCCGCCAGCATATCGGCAACCTGCGAACGGCACTCGTCGCCTGGCTCGATGCCCGTGCCCACGGAGGGCGGCTCATCCTCCGGATCGAGGATCTGGATCCTGCCCGTTCGCGCCCGGAGTTTGAAAACCAGATCATCGAGGATTTCCGGGCCATGGGTCTCGACTGGGACGAAGGCCCCGGTGCAACGGCAGGGCCGGCTGAACTCCGGAATACTCACTCCCCCTACCGGCAAAGCGAACGGGCCCATTACTACCGGAAGATTGTTACGGCACTGGAAGCCCGGAACCTTGTCTACCCCTGCTTCTGCAGCCGCAAGGAGATCGAAACGGCCGCCGGGGCCCCTGCTCCCGGTGAAGACGGTCCCCGTTATCCCGGCACCTGTCGGCACCTGCCGCCTGCTGATGCCAGCCGCCGGATTTCGGGCGGCGAATCCTATGCCTTCCGGTTCCGGGCCGACGACCGGCTGGTCACGATGACAGATATCCATACGGGCGCTGCGGCGGAAAACGTCTCGACGCTCCGGGGCGACTTCATCGTTTTCCGCAAGGATGGCGTGGCGAGCTACCAGCTCGCCGTCGTCGCCGATGATCGCGCGATGGGGGTGACGTGCGTCGTGCGGGGGGCCGATCTGCTCGATTCCACCGCCCGGCAGGTTCTCCTGTATGAAGCACTCGGCTGGACACCACCCGGATTCCTGCATGTCCCGCTCGTCACGGGTCTGGGTGGCCGCAAGTTCGCCAAACGGGAGCGTGATATTACCCTGCCGGAACTGCTCCACCACGGCTGGACCGTAGAGAAAATCCTGGGCTACCTCGCCCATTCGCTCGGCCTTCTGGATCGGCCCGAACCGGTCACCCCCGCAGGCCTTCTGCCCCACTATCGCCGGGACCGGCTTTCGGACGCGCCCTGGGAAGTGGACCCCGGCGCACTCCTGCGCTGA
- a CDS encoding isocitrate/isopropylmalate dehydrogenase family protein, with the protein MVQFPAMGIEITYVPGEGLGPELLFHARRVIDALLPGTRWDEQEMGRTAFERTGEAVPRTLVESIRRTRVAIKGPVESAMGVKYSSPNVQLRKTLNLYANVRPLKSLPHVREAFRGIDAVIIRENTEDIYAGIEHKVAQGVVLTIKLATRIACERISHFAFEYAKRYGRRSITCVHKANIMKKSDGLFLETARRVAGESPFIGFSDFIVDNASLQMVQRPQKYDLILTTNLYGDLLSDLGAGLVGGPGTVASASYGDGGMAVFELFHGARPHRDGRDWANPTGILRTVVMLLEHINEREKAQRLDAAIDSIVTGGRDVTGDMGGSATTTRMVDAVLAKAA; encoded by the coding sequence ATGGTACAGTTTCCCGCCATGGGCATCGAAATCACCTATGTCCCCGGCGAGGGTTTGGGCCCGGAACTTCTCTTTCATGCCCGCCGGGTCATTGATGCGCTCCTGCCCGGCACCAGATGGGACGAGCAGGAAATGGGCCGGACGGCATTTGAACGGACCGGAGAAGCTGTACCCAGGACACTGGTTGAATCGATCCGCCGCACCCGGGTTGCCATCAAGGGGCCGGTAGAATCGGCCATGGGCGTCAAATACTCCTCTCCGAACGTCCAGCTCCGGAAAACGCTCAATCTCTATGCCAACGTCCGGCCTCTCAAAAGCCTGCCTCATGTCCGCGAGGCGTTTCGCGGGATTGACGCAGTCATTATCCGCGAAAACACGGAAGACATATACGCAGGCATCGAGCACAAGGTGGCACAGGGAGTGGTCCTCACCATCAAGCTGGCGACCAGGATAGCCTGCGAGCGGATCAGCCATTTCGCATTCGAATACGCCAAACGATACGGCCGCCGTTCCATCACCTGCGTCCACAAGGCAAACATCATGAAGAAGTCGGACGGCCTGTTCCTTGAAACCGCCCGGCGGGTGGCGGGCGAATCCCCATTCATCGGGTTCAGCGACTTCATCGTGGACAACGCCTCGCTCCAGATGGTCCAGCGGCCGCAGAAATACGACCTGATCCTGACGACCAACCTTTATGGCGATCTCCTCTCCGACCTCGGCGCAGGCCTGGTGGGTGGTCCGGGCACGGTGGCGAGCGCGAGCTATGGAGATGGGGGCATGGCGGTTTTCGAGCTGTTTCACGGCGCCCGCCCCCACCGGGATGGCCGCGACTGGGCCAACCCCACGGGAATACTCCGCACGGTCGTGATGCTGCTGGAGCACATCAACGAACGCGAGAAGGCGCAACGGCTGGATGCCGCCATCGACAGCATCGTGACCGGAGGCCGCGATGTCACCGGTGACATGGGCGGCAGCGCCACGACCACCCGGATGGTTGACGCCGTTCTGGCGAAGGCCGCCTAG